The window cgatttaactttcaaattgtgttgcatccaatgcacttacatgcaccaggaagaagaagatgaaatccggggacctgagcggggaagcgacagctgcaggatatcaggcgcgcgACATTAGTGAATTGTGgtacaggacattatacacggacaatgcactttctgttgtGAAATCATGTGAAAAGGAGTAAATCGAGCAGCACACACCTGATTCATTCAATGCATTATACAAACTGCGGCATGTCAGGTCATTACAAAGCCCCAATAGGGGGCGGGTCATTTTGGGAtatactagagcagtggtggcgaacctatggcacaggtgccagaggtggcacttattGCCCTTTCtgtgcacgagcctatacctggtgaaggtaagcgcgagtcccgcaacactttttttttccgaatccgtcgggttttcgttcggccacgccccccgttttccgtcgggtgcatgccagcgccgttgccccacaatccgttcgcatgcgcaaaaatcctggggcaatacagggaaaattggcgcaaatcggatatattcgggtaacacgtagggaaaacgcgaatcgggcccttagtaaatgacccccatagtttgcCAGGtacgactcaaggcttcctcctgcagtccaatacagcccaggatgtgccgcgctcaatgctattttaaagcaacatccttggctcccaggactataggaggagcaggaaggtgtggatagagatggattatcattggagctcctgctcttggtCTCCTgactcttcctcttcaggggaccctggagggaagctacaatccaaatttctccatctttctattgtattggtgaagtcagaacgccaatacgattgaaaccagtgatacagcagggatcaataagttactgcttaaattgtcatgacatataagtgggttttggttgtagtttgggcactgatGATGTAAAAGAGAGAAAACGGGTAAGTTCCTTAGAGAAAAGTTTGGAATTGTAACCTGGATGTGAATGGATCACATCAAAGAAACAGTCGGATTCAAGCGGATCTGAGGACGTTGGTCTGAACGCCTCAGGACAAGAGCAAATGATGCCAAATTCCAGCAGCAGTAAAACCTCACACTCTAATATGTCGTTGGTCTCTTTAGAAAGAGGTTCCGAAGGGGAAAAGAGGAAACAGATCCTGTGGTAATAATAAGAGGTCGGCTACATCCAGCGCTCGTGTAGCGTCTCTCGAAGCTTTGCTCACTCTCCGACATGCTGCATTTTGTGTAATAAAGTATTGAATGAATCCGGTAGGTTCCCTTCCTTTTCCTCCTTTTTGCATATTGGATGTTTGTGGAACAATCTGAGGTTCTCCGCCCAGTAGACGGTTACCTCTCCGTGGTTGTAGGAGCAGTCGGTGTGAGGAAGTGCTAGTCCATTATTTTTCCAATTTCTGTTTCCATATCAGAACATGATCAGATTCCCCTTCCCCAGTTATAAGGACACAGACAATGTAATGACATGTATGACTTTATTTCATGATGGAGGATGAGTCTTCCCAGTACAGATCCATCTCTGCAGGTTACTCATAGTCTATACATCTCTCCGCTCCCATCTTACTGATCTGTAATGTAACAGTTGTATAGACAGTTAGTTGTGGACACTTTGTGTTGGCATCTCAGGGCACCTAGGTGTTGGCACTTACCATTTGCAGAAGTCGCTGCATTCGCTCTCGGTACGGAAGCTGTTACCGTTTCCTCTGCAGCCGCCATAAATGAATCTGACGCACTGTCCTTGACCGGCATCAAATCCCCATTGAGCGAAACTCGCCTTGCAGCGGCCTGTGACTATGGGTAAGCGGCAGACGGCTGAAAGACAGATGATCGGATCAGCCAGGATGAGGAATATGGACTCTGGGAGCATTGCTAAAACCAGATTATGGGTGATGTAGCAGTGAGTAGTTGGGGCAGGGGTCTGCTGGTACATGTGGGGGCTCTGtgtcctagaagcttcttcatagaCATGTTGGACAGAGCCCCCTGTTTGTTCCTATGCACCTGAGGACTGACCGGTAGTGGCATATAGCAAGGGGGTTTATGTGCATCACACACAGGACAACACCCCTTCACCCCAGTATTATCTGATTGCCAGCTATTATACGGCAGGGGTCCTTACCACAAAGGTTGAGGAGTGGTAAATTTGGACCTGGGCCAGACCAACTGGAATCAAAATTTATGAGGTTATGGTGGACCCTAGCCATATTAGGGTACAGGACAAATGCCCCCTGGATCTCCATCCATTTAGAAGACCTCAAGTAAGAAGATACATGGAACTCTCAATGAAAGCATAGTAGATGTCCTATTCGGTGTCCAAATGACCTTAAGACCCAGTGGATCCAATGGCACCAGAGATGCTCTATGAGTCTATGATCTTCCATTAAGAAGTTCTGAGTCCTTGTCGGTGCTGAGGTTACAGTACACTGGATCCTGGTGGGAGGGAGACCATGGTCTGATCTATGCGCTACTTGGGCTGTCCTCTGGCCACATATAATCCTGTTATGGCTTATATCTATTGAAAGGCTGGTAGCAGTACAATTGGTGGACCGAGGTCTGTCTCACTGAGGGTGTCTCAGCCTTTCAGAGTTGTTGGTGAGTGTGGTGGTCATTTGGACCACTCTCTCTCTCACTTCCTGTCTCCTCCTGAATCCATGTGTCCATGGGGTGACAATAGATAACTGGCCTAGTATATATGTAAGAGGTGCAGGACATTACAGATACTTCACCTTTTGTCCTGCAGGTCTGAAGACAATCTTTGTAATCAATAAAGTTGTTCATGTTTCCACCGCAGCCGCCATATTTGAAAGTCCTACAGGTCATAGAGGAGGGGTCGTAGTAGTAGCGTGAGAGTTCCTCCGTACATGTACCAGCATCCCCGGGCAGGTCGCATgcggctgcagagggcacagaacaGTTTTGTGGTATGGCATTAGTTATATACCAGGGCAAATATAAGTATGTGGTAATCTGCGATTTTTCAAGTTTCCCTCCTACAAAGAATGTGACGGTCAGTAAATAATATAGTAGATACACAGAGAGACAGAATCCAGGGACTCACATTGTATCATTTTTTCTATAATTGATTTCCTTTTTATTGCTTGAAATAAATATTTAACCACCAACCAACCAGCAAGAATCCAGGAACCATCAGACCTGCTAGATTTTATccaagaagctcctcctactctgcactctttagctgtagctcctcctacactgcactcattacatgtagctcctcctgctctgcactcattacctgtagctcctcctactctgcactcattacctgtaacccctcatactctgcactcattagctgtagctcctcctactctgcactctttagctgtagctcctcctactctgcactctttagctgtagctcctcctactctgcactcattacctgtagctcctcctactctgcactcattacctgtaacccctcatactctgcactcattagctgtagctcctcctactctgcactctttagctgtagctcctcctactcttcactcattacctgtaacccctcctactctgcactcattacctgtagctcctcctactctgcactcattacctgtaacccctcctactctgcactcattagctgtagctcctcctactctgcactctttagctgtagctcctcctagtcttcactcattacctgtaacccctcctactctgcactcattacctgtaaacCCTgttactctgcactcattagctgtagctcctcctactctgcactctttAGCTGTAGCTTCTCCTACTCTTTACTCATTACCTGTAAACCCTgttactctgcactcattactcaGTATTAATTGCACTATTttgaactcattggggcagatttacttacctgttccattcgcgatccagcggcgcgttctctgtggaggattcgggtcttccggtgattcactaaggtagtgcgcccgatgtccaccaggtgtcactgctgcgctgaagttcgtcggagtgcactgaagttcaccgttttaacctgggtgcaggtaagcgtgtgtcaagtgacactttttttttttttaaatgcggcggtgtttccgaatccgttgggttttcttacggccaagccccccgatttccgtcgcgtgcatgccagcgccgatgcgccacaatccgatcgcgtgctccaaaatccaggggcaattcatggaaaatctgcgcaaatcggaaatattcggataacccgtcggaaaaacgcgattcgggcccttagtaaatgacccccattacctgtataaaagacacctgtccaaaCCCTCAATCACTCTCTATCCTCTCCACCATGGGCTAGACCATTTAGCATTGAGGGAACCCCAGAAGCCGTTGATGCAGACCATCTCAATGTTTATCTCATAGATGACTTTATTGCCCTCATCCCAGAAGGAGATAAAAAGACCTTGTAATAGAAAGGGGAATAGAATATGTAAAGAACgtgtaaagtccgacagaaaactggtgctggggctttagtaaatgtggcccattatgttCTTCTCCGACCCACAGCTGCAACATGGAGCAGAAGAGAAATCACTCCGGTGTGTCTGTGTCTCCCGGATGCTATTGGGGGACTGTACATAGAATATggtagggactgtatatagattgTGGTGAAGACTGTATATAGATTGTggtggagactgtatatagactgcggtggagactgtatatagactgtggtggagactgtatatagactggcgGACTCTATATAGactggtggggactgtatatagactgtggtggagactgtatatagactgtggtggagactgtatatagactgtggtggagactgtatatagactggcgGACTCTATATAGactggtggggactgtatatagactgtggtggggactgtatatagactgtggtggggactttatatagactgtggtggggactgtatctagactgtggtggggactttatatagactgtggtggggactttatatagactgtggtggggactgtatctagactggtggggactgtatctagactgtggtgtggactgtatatagactgtggtgtggaatgtatatagactgtggtgtggactgtatatagactgtggtggggactgtatctagactggtggggactgtatctagactgtggtgtggactgtatatagactgtggtgtggaatgtatatagactgtggtggggactttatatagactgtggtggggactgtatctagactgtggtggggactgtatctagactgtggtgtggactgtatctagactgtggtgtggactgtatatagactgtggtgtggaatgtatatagactgtggtggggactttatatagactgtggtgtggactgtatctagactgtggtgtggactgtatatagactgtggtgtggaatgtatatagactgtggtggggactgtatctagactgtggtggggactgtatctagactgtggtggggaatgtatatagactgtggtggggactgtatctagactgtggtgtggactgtatctagactgtggtgtggactgtatatagactgtggtgtggactgtatacagactgtggtggggactgtatatagactgtggtggggactgtatctagactgtggtggggactgtatctAGACTGTGGTGTGgaatgtatatagactgtggtggggactgtatctagactgtgggggactgtatatagactgtggtgtggactgtatatagactgtggtgtggactgtatatagactgtggtggggactgtatatagactgtggtggggactgtatatagactggtggggactgtatatagactgtggtgtggactgtatatagactgtggtggggactttatatagactgtggtggggactgtatatagactgtggtgtggactgtatatagactgtggtggggactgtatatagactgtggtggggactgtatatagactggtggggactgtatatagactgtggtgtggactgtatatagactgtggtggggactttatatagactgtggtggggactgtatatagactgtggtggggactgtatatagactgtggtggggactgtatatagactggtggggactgtatatagactgtggtgtggactgtatatagactgtgttggggactttatatagactgtggtgtggactgtatatagactgtggtggggactttatatagactgtggtggggactgtatatagactgtggtggggactttatatagactgtggtggggactttatatagactgtggtggggactgtatctagactgtggtggggactgtatatagactgtggtggggactgtatatagactggtggggactgtatatagactgtggtgtggactgtatatagactgtggtggggactttatatagactgtggtgtggactgtatatagactgtggtggggactgtatatagactgtggtggggactgtatatagactgtggtggggactttatatagactgtggtggggactttatatagactgtggtgtggactgtatatagactgtggtggggactttatatagactgtggtggggactgtatatagactgtggtgtggactgtatatagactgtggtggggactttatatagactgtggtggggactttatatagactgtggtggggactttatatagactgtggtggggactttatatagactgtggtggggactgtatctagactgtggtggggactgtatatagactgtggtggggactgtatatagactggtggggactgtatatagactgtggtgtggactgtatatagactgtggtggggactttatatagactgtggtggggactttatatagactgtggtggggactttatatagactgtggtggggactttatatagactgtggtggggactgtatatagactgtggtggggactttatatagactgtggtggggactttatatagactgtggtggggactttatatagactgtggtggggactgtatctagactgtggtggggactgtatatagactgtggtggggactgtatatagactggtggggactgtatatagactgtggtgtggactgtatatagactgtggtggggactttatatagactgtggtgtggactgtatctagactgtggtgtggactgtatatagactgtggtgtggaatgtatatagactgtggtggggactgtatctagactgtggtggggactgtatctagactgtggtggggaatgtatatagactgtggtggggactgtatctagactgtggtggggactgtatctagactgtggtggggactgtatctagactgtggtggggaatgtatatagactgtggtggggactgtatctagactgtggtgtggactgtatctagactgtggtggggaatgtatatagactgtggtggggaatgtatctagactgtggtggggactgtatctagactgtggtggggactgtatctagactgtggtggggaatgtatatagactgtggtggggactgtatctagactgtggtgtggactgtatctagactgtggtgtggactgtatatagactgtggtgtggactgtatacagactgtggtggggactgtatatagactgtggtggggactgtatctagactgtggtggggactgtatctAGACTGTGGTGTGgaatgtatatagactgtggtggggactgtatctagactgtgggggactgtatatagactgtggtgtggactgtatatagactgtggtgtggactgtatatagactgtggtggggactgtatatagactgtggtggggactgtatatagactggtggggactgtatatagactgtggtgtggactgtatatagactgtggtggggactttatatagactgtggtggggactgtatatagactgtggtgtggactgtatatagactgtggtggggactgtatatagactgtggtggggactgtatatagactggtggggactgtatatagactgtggtgtggactgtatatagactgtggtggggactttatatagactgtggtggggactgtatatagactgtggtggggactgtatatagactgtggtggggactgtatatagactgtggtggggactgtatatagactgtggtggggactttatatagactgtggtggggactgtatatagactgtggtggggactgtatatagactgtggtggggactgtatatagactgtggtgtggactgtatatagactggtggggactgtatatagactgtggtgtggactgtatatagactgtgttggggactttatatagactgtggtgtggactgtatatagactgtggtggggactttatatagactgtggtggggactgtatatagactgtggtggggactttatatagactgtggtggggactttatatagactgtggtggggactgtatctagactgtggtggggactgtatatagactgtggtggggactgtatatagactggtggggactgtatatagactgtggtgtggactgtatatagactgtggtggggactttatatagactgtggtgtggactgtatatagactgtggtggggactgtatatagactgtggtggggactgtatatagactgtggtggggactttatatagactgtggtggggactttatatagactgtggtgtggactgtatatagactgtggtggggactttatatagactgtggtggggactgtatatagactgtggtgtggactgtatatagactgtggtggggactttatatagactgtggtggggactttatatagactgtggtggggactttatatagactgtggtggggactttatatagactgtggtggggactgtatctagactgtggtggggactgtatatagactgtggtggggactgtatatagactggtggggactgtatatagactgtggtgtggactgtatatagactgtggtggggactttatatagactgtggtggggactttatatagactgtggtggggactgtatatagactgtggtggggactttatatagactgtggtggggactgtatatagactgtggtggggactttatatagactgtggtggggactttatatagactgtggtggggactttatatagactgtggtggggactgtatctagactgtggtggggactgtatatagactgtggtggggactgtatatagactgtggtggggactgtatatagactgtggtggggactgtatatagactggtggggactgtatatagactgtggtgtggactgtatatagactgtggtggggactttatatagactgtggtggggactgtatatagactgtggtggggactttatatagactgtggtggggactttatatagactgtggtggggactgtatatagactgtggtgggaactttatatagactgtggtggggactgtatatagactgtggtggggactgtatatagactgtggtggggactttatatagactgtggtgaggactttatatagactgtggtggggactttatatagactgtggtggggactttatatagactgtggtggggactttatatagactgtggtggggactgtatatagactgtggtggggactgtatatagactgtggtggggactgtatatagactgtggtggggactgtatatagactgtggtggggactttatatagactgtggtggggactgtatatagactgtggtggggactgtatatagactgtggtggggactgtatatagactgtggtgtggactgtatatagactggtggggactgtatatagactgtggtgtggactgtatatagactgtgttggggactttatatagactgtggtgtggactgtatatagactgtggtggggactttatatagactgtggtggggactgtatatagactgtggtggggactttatatagactgtggtggggactttatatagactgtggtggggactgtatctagactgtggtggggactgtatatagactgtggtggggactgtatatagactggtggggactgtatatagactgtggtgtggactgtatatagactgtggtggggactttatatagactgtggtgtggactgtatatagactgtggtggggactgtatatagactgtggtggggactgtatatagactgtggtggggactttatatagactgtggtggggactttatatagactgtggtgtggactgtatatagactgtggtggggactttatatagactgtggtggggactgtatatagactgtggtgtggactgtatatagactgtggtggggactttatatagactgtggtggggactttatatagactgtggtggggactttatatagactgtggtggggactttatatagactgtggtggggactgtatctagactgtggtggggactgtatatagactgtggtggggactgtatatagactggtggggactgtatatagactgtggtgtggactgtatatagactgtggtggggactttatatagactgtggtggggactttatatagactgtggtggggactgtatatagactgtggtggggactttatatagactgtggtggggactgtatatagactgtggtggggactttatatagactgtggtggggactttatatagactgtggtggggactttatatagactgtggtggg is drawn from Engystomops pustulosus chromosome 9, aEngPut4.maternal, whole genome shotgun sequence and contains these coding sequences:
- the LOC140077304 gene encoding inter-alpha-trypsin inhibitor-like, which gives rise to MKLYLCLLPPLLLLLTGTPVLSEDPVPNKRSERTAGDEDEDEPRNARSAACDLPGDAGTCTEELSRYYYDPSSMTCRTFKYGGCGGNMNNFIDYKDCLQTCRTKAVCRLPIVTGRCKASFAQWGFDAGQGQCVRFIYGGCRGNGNSFRTESECSDFCK